In the Chryseobacterium sp. MYb264 genome, one interval contains:
- the rplL gene encoding 50S ribosomal protein L7/L12, with product MSDLKNLAETLVNLTVKDVNELATILKDEYGIEPAAAAVVVAAGGGEAAEEKTEFDVILKSAGASKLAIVKLVKDLTGAGLKEAKDIVDGAPSAIKEGISKDEAEALKKQLEEAGAEVELK from the coding sequence ATGTCAGATTTAAAAAATTTAGCTGAAACGCTAGTAAACTTAACAGTAAAAGACGTAAACGAATTAGCTACTATCCTTAAGGATGAGTACGGAATTGAGCCAGCTGCTGCTGCTGTAGTAGTTGCTGCAGGTGGTGGTGAAGCTGCTGAAGAAAAGACTGAATTCGACGTAATTCTTAAGTCTGCAGGTGCTTCTAAATTAGCTATCGTTAAATTGGTAAAAGATTTAACTGGTGCTGGTCTTAAAGAAGCTAAAGACATCGTAGACGGAGCTCCTTCAGCTATCAAAGAAGGTATCTCTAAAGACGAAGCTGAAGCTCTTAAGAAGCAATTAGAAGAAGCTGGTGCTGAAGTAGAATTGAAATAA
- the rplJ gene encoding 50S ribosomal protein L10, producing MTKDQKVVAIQEIKDLLQDAKVVYVADLDGLNAAKSSEFRRQAFKQNIKVKVVKNTLLQKAMEQIEGVDYSEMFQTFKGNSALMISETANGPAKLIQGFRKKEEKPALKSAFVQETFYVGDNNLDALANIKSREEMIGEIIGLLQSPIQRVVSALQNKPETVEAKAEEAAPAVEEKAAEEAPEAPAAESTDETPAAE from the coding sequence ATGACAAAAGACCAAAAAGTTGTAGCAATACAAGAGATCAAAGACTTGCTTCAGGATGCAAAAGTAGTATACGTAGCAGATCTAGACGGATTGAACGCTGCTAAGTCTTCAGAATTCAGAAGACAGGCTTTCAAACAAAATATCAAAGTAAAAGTTGTAAAAAATACACTTTTGCAAAAAGCAATGGAGCAAATTGAAGGAGTAGATTACTCTGAAATGTTCCAAACTTTTAAAGGAAACTCTGCATTAATGATTTCTGAGACTGCAAACGGTCCAGCTAAATTAATCCAAGGGTTCAGAAAGAAAGAAGAAAAGCCAGCATTGAAGTCTGCTTTTGTTCAGGAAACTTTCTATGTTGGTGACAACAACCTAGACGCGTTGGCAAACATCAAGTCTAGAGAAGAAATGATCGGTGAAATCATCGGATTACTTCAGTCTCCAATTCAAAGAGTTGTTTCTGCTCTTCAAAACAAACCTGAAACTGTAGAAGCTAAAGCTGAAGAAGCTGCTCCTGCTGTTGAAGAAAAAGCTGCTGAGGAAGCTCCAGAAGCTCCTGCTGCAGAAAGCACTGACGAAACGCCAGCTGCTGAATAA
- the rplA gene encoding 50S ribosomal protein L1 — protein MAKLTKKQKEALSKVEKGRIYNLEEGSALVKEVNTAKFDASVDIAVRLGVDPRKANQMVRGVVSLPHGTGKDVKVLALVTPDKEAEAKEAGADYVGLDEYLQKIKDGWTDVDVIVTMPAVMGKLGPLGRVLGPRGLMPNPKSGTVTMEIGKAVTEVKAGKIDFKVDKYGIIHAGIGKVSFDAAKIKENAQELISTLIKMKPTAAKGTYVKSIYLSSTMSPGIAIDTKSVN, from the coding sequence ATGGCAAAATTAACTAAGAAGCAAAAGGAAGCTTTAAGCAAAGTAGAAAAAGGAAGAATCTATAACCTTGAAGAAGGTTCAGCTCTTGTAAAAGAAGTAAACACTGCAAAGTTTGATGCTTCTGTAGACATCGCTGTAAGATTAGGGGTAGATCCTAGAAAAGCAAACCAAATGGTAAGAGGTGTTGTATCTCTTCCTCACGGAACTGGTAAAGATGTTAAAGTTTTGGCTTTAGTAACTCCAGATAAAGAAGCTGAAGCTAAAGAAGCGGGTGCTGACTATGTAGGTCTTGACGAATATTTACAAAAAATCAAAGACGGTTGGACTGACGTTGACGTTATCGTTACTATGCCAGCTGTAATGGGTAAATTAGGACCATTAGGTAGAGTATTAGGACCAAGAGGTCTTATGCCAAACCCTAAATCAGGTACTGTAACTATGGAAATTGGTAAAGCAGTAACTGAAGTAAAAGCAGGTAAAATTGACTTCAAAGTAGACAAATACGGTATTATCCACGCTGGTATTGGTAAAGTATCTTTCGATGCTGCTAAAATCAAGGAAAATGCTCAGGAATTGATCTCTACTTTGATCAAAATGAAACCAACGGCTGCTAAAGGTACTTATGTGAAGTCTATCTATTTGTCTTCTACAATGAGTCCTGGTATTGCAATCGATACTAAATCTGTTAACTAA
- the rplK gene encoding 50S ribosomal protein L11, with translation MAKKVFKMVKLQVKGGAANPSPPVGPALGSAGVNIMEFCKQFNGRTQDKPGQVLPVVITVYEDKSFEFVIKTPPAAIQLMDAAKIKGGSGEPNRNKVGAVSWAQVQKIAEDKMTDLNCFTLDSAVSMVAGTARSMGLRVTGTKPTFNA, from the coding sequence ATGGCTAAAAAAGTCTTTAAAATGGTAAAGCTTCAGGTGAAAGGTGGCGCAGCTAACCCTTCTCCACCAGTAGGTCCAGCATTGGGTTCTGCAGGTGTGAACATCATGGAGTTTTGTAAGCAATTTAACGGAAGAACTCAAGATAAGCCAGGACAAGTTTTACCTGTAGTAATTACAGTATACGAAGACAAATCTTTTGAATTCGTAATTAAAACTCCTCCTGCAGCAATCCAGTTAATGGATGCGGCTAAAATCAAGGGTGGTTCTGGAGAACCTAATAGAAACAAAGTAGGTGCTGTATCTTGGGCTCAGGTTCAAAAGATCGCTGAAGACAAGATGACTGACCTTAACTGCTTTACATTAGATTCTGCTGTTTCTATGGTTGCAGGTACTGCAAGATCTATGGGATTAAGAGTAACAGGAACTAAACCAACTTTTAACGCTTAA
- the nusG gene encoding transcription termination/antitermination protein NusG, which yields MSELKWYVLKAISGQENKVKNYIETEIKRLGFEQYVTQVVIPMEKVIQIRNGKKVPKERPYYPGYLMIEADLMGEIPHVVKNIPGVISFLSLTKGGDPVPMRKSEVNRMLGRMDELSEFASDVEIPYVVGENVKVIDGPFNGFNGTVEKILEDKKKIEVSVLIFGRKTPMELSYMQVEKV from the coding sequence ATGAGCGAATTGAAATGGTATGTGCTGAAAGCAATCAGCGGACAGGAAAATAAAGTGAAAAACTATATTGAGACAGAAATCAAGCGTTTAGGGTTTGAGCAGTACGTTACTCAGGTGGTTATTCCTATGGAAAAGGTAATTCAGATTAGAAACGGAAAAAAAGTTCCTAAAGAAAGACCTTACTATCCTGGATACCTAATGATAGAAGCAGATTTAATGGGGGAGATTCCACATGTTGTTAAGAACATCCCCGGAGTTATTTCTTTCTTAAGTTTAACGAAAGGTGGTGATCCTGTTCCAATGAGAAAGTCTGAAGTGAACAGAATGTTGGGAAGAATGGATGAACTATCCGAATTTGCAAGTGATGTTGAAATTCCTTACGTAGTAGGAGAAAACGTTAAAGTAATTGACGGACCATTCAATGGATTCAACGGAACTGTAGAGAAAATTCTTGAGGATAAAAAGAAAATCGAAGTATCTGTTCTTATCTTCGGTAGAAAAACTCCAATGGAGTTAAGCTACATGCAAGTAGAAAAAGTGTAA
- the secE gene encoding preprotein translocase subunit SecE, with the protein MSSFIDFLKGSYNEFRHKVEWPKWADLQSSTIVVTIATVILALFTFGVDELFSKAISNIIGMLINLFN; encoded by the coding sequence ATGAGTTCATTTATCGATTTTTTAAAAGGTTCTTATAACGAATTCAGACATAAAGTTGAATGGCCGAAATGGGCTGATCTGCAGTCATCTACAATCGTAGTTACTATAGCAACCGTTATTTTGGCATTATTTACCTTTGGGGTTGACGAATTGTTTTCAAAAGCAATAAGCAACATAATAGGAATGCTAATCAACTTGTTCAATTAA